From Pelotomaculum schinkii, the proteins below share one genomic window:
- a CDS encoding RNA-guided endonuclease InsQ/TnpB family protein has protein sequence MIRVLKTTFRTSKHEMDRLFACNRESAKAWNDCLNYAREYHKTNGKWIGKSDLQKLTKGRYHMHSQSIQAVQERYLDARTNANRAKQAGHGHVRYPWRQKKNYPTRWKKDGFTIQPNGKIELSMGIHNGKREKPIIVHVHRIPPRKVKEIELVWDRKLILAISYDDGTQPRENLNRGIAAIDMGEIHGIAAVADTGEALVVTSRKLRSVKRLRNKKFKEIYQKRSRCKKGSRKWKKYTCAIARIGSKTDNQQRDILHKMSHKFVAWANDQGVKTVVVGDVEGVQRNTSRRNKKNLKQKRHSRGLNQKMSQWPFGLLQAYLTYKLAALGIDLIKIDESYTTQTWPVCGRKKKPSGRTYQCHCGYISHRDVHGARNIYAKHKYGEIRTLDWSVENIKYLRPAS, from the coding sequence ATGATCCGCGTTCTTAAGACCACTTTCCGGACATCAAAACACGAGATGGACAGATTGTTTGCCTGCAACCGGGAATCGGCAAAAGCATGGAACGACTGCCTCAACTATGCCAGGGAATACCACAAAACCAACGGTAAGTGGATCGGCAAGAGTGACTTGCAAAAACTTACTAAGGGTCGGTATCATATGCATAGCCAGAGTATCCAAGCTGTGCAGGAACGCTACCTGGATGCCAGGACCAACGCCAACAGAGCCAAACAAGCAGGGCATGGACATGTCCGCTACCCATGGCGGCAGAAAAAGAATTACCCGACCCGGTGGAAAAAAGACGGTTTCACCATCCAGCCTAACGGCAAGATCGAGCTATCCATGGGCATCCACAACGGTAAACGGGAGAAACCTATCATTGTTCACGTCCACCGCATCCCTCCACGAAAAGTCAAAGAGATTGAACTTGTCTGGGACCGCAAGCTGATACTGGCGATAAGCTACGATGATGGTACCCAGCCCCGGGAAAACCTCAATCGAGGCATCGCCGCCATCGATATGGGCGAAATTCATGGGATTGCCGCTGTAGCCGACACGGGTGAGGCGTTGGTTGTCACATCCCGGAAACTGCGCAGCGTCAAACGGCTGCGCAACAAGAAATTCAAGGAAATATACCAAAAGCGCAGCCGGTGCAAAAAAGGCAGCCGGAAGTGGAAGAAATACACCTGTGCCATTGCTCGCATAGGCAGCAAGACGGACAACCAGCAGCGGGACATTTTGCACAAGATGAGCCACAAGTTTGTCGCCTGGGCCAACGACCAGGGCGTCAAAACGGTCGTAGTCGGCGACGTAGAGGGCGTGCAAAGGAACACGTCCAGGCGCAATAAGAAAAACCTTAAGCAGAAACGTCATTCCCGCGGCTTAAACCAAAAGATGAGCCAATGGCCATTCGGGTTGTTGCAGGCTTATCTTACATACAAGCTGGCTGCTCTTGGTATCGACCTGATCAAGATTGATGAGAGTTACACTACGCAGACATGGCCTGTCTGTGGTCGGAAGAAAAAGCCTTCCGGCAGGACGTATCAGTGTCATTGCGGGTACATATCCCATCGGGATGTGCATGGCGCAAGGAATATCTACGCCAAGCACAAATATGGCGAGATTCGAACACTGGATTGGAGTGTCGAAAACATCAAGTATCTACGGCCTGCTTCGTGA